The Planctellipticum variicoloris DNA window CTCTTCGGGCAACATTGCCATCGCCAGTGTGATCCCGGCCAGGAATCCTTGCAGCCAGTTACCGCGAGTAACGCCGTAAAGCACGACCACGATGAGGCACAAGCCCAATCCCAGAATCGCCACCCGCCTCACGAGAACCCCGACTTCCTGCTGAAGCCGGGTTTTTTCCGTCGGCAGCGTCTGCAGTGCCTTGCCGATGCTGCCCATTTCAGTGTGGATGCCAGTCGTTCGCACCTGAGCGATTCCCTGGCCCTGAACAATCAACGTTCCCGAGAAAACGAAGGGCAGGTCTTCGCCTCCCGGCCGTGTCATCTCGCGTTCCCCGTCCCAGGCGACCTTTCGAACCGGAACGGATTCGCCAGTGAGCAGAGACTCGTCGGTTGAAAGGCTGTTGCACGAAAGCACCACGGCATCGGCCGGGACCCGGTCGCCCTCGGCCAGGATCAGGAGGTCATCGGGTACGACCTCCCGGCCGGCAATGCGAATTCTCTTTCCGCCGCGAATAACCAGGGCTCGGGGGCTGGAGAGGTCGCGCAGCGCTTCCAGCGCCCGCTCCGTTTTGCGTTCCTGGTAAAGCGTGATACCGAGCACCACGAAGACGAATCCGAGAAGCATCGCGGCTTCTTGAACGTCGCCCAGAATCAGGTAGATCGTGCCGCAGGCCAGCAGCAGCAGAAACATCGGCTCGCGGACGACATCCCACGCGGTCGCCAGAACGCTACGGCCCTCCGATGAGGGGAGCTCGTTGTAGCCATGTTGCCGCCGGCGCAAGGCGACTTCGGCATCAGAAAGTCCCGTCAAAGCGTCGACAGGGGACACGCTTTCCATCATTCCATCCCGCGTCACGATTCAGGCCGCAGAGACGCCGCCATTTCGCTGTTATCGCCCGTTCGCACTCCCGATGCGTCGCGCCGGCATCGTCGCGACGCCCGCCAACTCGCCGCTGCTGCGGCGGTCGAGCGGCCTTCTCGCGAATCAGGCCCCCTACAGAACCGGAATGATCTTCTCCGGCTGCCGACGACGCCATGCGGCGGAGAGCGAGTAGGCGCGGCGGCGAACGCGGTTGATTCCCCCCAGCGGCCGATGCGCCACCAGCGCATGCCAGACGCTGAATGAGAGCGACGTGTATGCAGCCGCCTGCCGCAGTTCTGCGATCTCCTGTCGCGGGAGCAACAGATGAGCGACGGTTCGATACGGGGAGTCGCACTCCGGCCATTCGACGGTGGCATCTTCGATCGGCATCGTTCGCTCGGAGGTGCGCAGTTGGACCTGAAGTTCGAACAGCACCTCCTGCGTACGTAACGTCTCTTCAAGCGCCAATCGCATGGCATCCGCCTGCGACCCCAGGCGTGTGATGAGATCCAGGTACGAATCGAGGCGATCCCCGGCAGGTTTCGCTCTGTACTTGGCCACAAACCTTCCGAACCGGATCGGGGCCATGCTGTAGTAGGTATTGCTTGCCGGATGCGCCGGGATCTGCCCGGCGATTCGAGCAAGAGCCAGCATCTCCCGCCAGTGCCAATGCAGCGGGTTCCAATCGCCTCCAGTCAGCGCCCCCTGAAGCGTTGCGAGCGCGTCGTCATCGGCCTGGACGAGTACTTGCTCCAATCGCAGATAATCCTTCACATTCCGTGCGAAAAACACCGGGTGATTGATCATCACAAAATCCTGCGACCGGGCGCCTGGCTCGTCGGTCGGCTCCCAGTCGCCATCACCCCCCAGAACTTTGAACGCCATCCCGCGACCGTCCGGAATCGCATCGGTTTGCACCCGGCTTGCCGAATTCGAGAAGCGCGCGATGACCGGAAACACTCCGTCATGCTTGAACAGGCCCTGCGCAAGTTCGCTCGGCAGATTCGGCAGGATTCGGAGTTCTCCCCGGGCGTAGCCATGACTCTTGACATGCACGTCCGCGCGCAACTGCCCGCTTTTCGCTGCGCTGCGGGTCAGGATCGTTTCGATCGCTTCAATGACGCGCTGAATATCCGCCGCCTCATCCGCAGGAATCGTTTCCGTGTCGGCCGCGTAAGGAAGGGGCTGGTTCGCGATGGTCATCGCAGGCTTTCTAAATGAGTGCTCATGCTTGTGCCGTTACGCGCGTTCAACGCGCGGGATCCTCATGCCCGCTGCGACGCCGGACTCCGCTTGAACCGTCTAACGAGTCGGGCAAACGCCTTCGCGGCCGTCATACGGCCTCGTCGATCATCTGAACGGCCTGCTCCTCGACCTCTTCGGCAAAGAAACGCAACGCTGCCTCCTGCGACAGCGCCGCAAGCATCTGCACCGGACGAATCATGCCAACCTTCGTTTTGCCCTTCTCTGTAAATACAGAGATGCGACACGGCAACGCCATGTTCAGACGCATGTCGACTCCGAGTACCCCTGCAGCTTGCCCGGGATTGCAGATCTCAAAGATTCTGCATTCCTCGCCAAATGCGATCCCCTTGCTGCGCAGCGAACCGCCGAGATCGTGGACATGCAGGATTCCGAAACCATGGCGCTGAACCGCCGACTCCAGGTCTGCGGATGCCTGCGCAACGGACTTCCGCGTTTCAACAATATAGTACATGGCCTCCCCCTCAATGCCGCCGTCGGCAAGAAGTCGTTCTATTCGGTTGTCTTCCCGTCGAACTGCTCGCTGTCTGCGACCGCGTCTTCGCGCGTGCGATGGACGACCCCATCCCGATGGTTCGGCGGTGCATACAGCGTATAGAGCTTCATCGCTCCGGCGCCGGTGTTGACGATGTTGTGGTTCGTCCCGGCCGGGACGACGATCGCAAAGCCAGCTCGGATCGCGGTCCGAACGCCGTCGAGCACCGCTTCGCCGGTCCCTTCTTCCACGCGAAAGAACTGGTCGAGCTGGTGAACTTCGGCGCCGATGTCTTCGTTCGGCCGCAGCGACATAACCACGAGCTGGCAGTGCTCTGCGGTATAGAGCACGCGCCGGAAGTCGTCATTCGCGATGGCCAGATCTTCGATGTTCTTGACAAACCCATGCATTACGAAACCTCCTCAGAAAAGTGGCCGTTCAGAGAACCCCTGTCTGAAAGTCGCTTTGGTCAACAAGGAGTCCTCGACTCTCCCGTCAAAGTGCTGTCGTCCGCCACCGCCATTGGCCGCCGGGAGCCATTTCTCGCTATCCCGCCGCCCTGGAAGTGACTCCCGTCTATTTTGGCCGTGGCTGCCTGAATGGCCGGAGGTTCTCCGCCGGCGGACTCGGATATCGTTGTGCCATGTCCGCGGGCTCTTTCGTCGGGAGAGTACTCCGCCGGTCGCCGAGCCCTTCAGCGCCGCGAGGCGGTTGGCCTGTTTGCCTGGCGGCGAGGTAGTCCAGCACTTGGGGGACGGCATGTGCAGCCGCGTCTTGCGCGATCCCGATCAGCGCGCCAATGGCCACGCTTCTCAATTCGCGCCAGGACGATTGCTCCAGACCCGACTTGTAGGCGGCTGCAATGGCGGAGGAGGTCGCAGCGGACTCGACGGCGGGCGGCCGGTTATCGTCGGCCACGTTGTCGGCTGGCAGTGCCGGTCGCGGCAAAGCCTCTGGTGTCAGTGGGACGGGCTTCTTCGCAGGCCGCGCCAGAAACTCGTAGGCCAGATACCCTGCGACAGCCGCGCCGCCGAGAAACAGCCACGGATGGCGGTCGAACTGACGCCGAACGTCCAATGCGTTGCTGACCGACTGGACCGCGTCCTGAACCGCTCCTGTAACGGTCTCGACTGTTTCCTGAACCGCCGCCACCGTGGCATTTACGGCAGTGCCGGTGGATTGCACGGTGTCGGAGACCTGATGCTCCAGAGACTCCAGCTTGTCCGAGAGCTGCAGCTTCGTTTCATCCATCTGTTGCCGGATCATTTCGGCGGTATCTTCCACGGGGCATGCTCCTGCAGCATCTCGCTGGCCGGATTCGGGCTCGGGGTGATGGAGTGAAAGCGGGTCCGGCCAAGCTGCGCCAGAATCCCGCCGACGAAGGTAAGCATCGCCGCCAGCACGGCGTAGCACGCTCACAATGGAAGCCATGCTGGGTCGGTAGCCGGCGGCGACGTCGCCCAATGCAATCGATGAGCCAGACTGAGGCAGAGGACGATGGCATCGACCAGGCAAATTCCGATGCTGACGGCGAAGATCGCCGCGGCTGCCGCGCGCTGGCGGAGTTCGTCCTCGATTTCCTGCCTCGTCAACCGGAACTGCTGTTCCACGAGGTGCTGCAGATCACCGAGGATGCCACTCACCAGCGACGCGGCCGTCGGCTCGGGCGGATCCTCAATGTCGCTGGACATTGCTCATTTCCTCAAGCTGCGCCCCACGAACCAGCCCACGCCGAGCGCGATCAATACGGCGGGAATCGGGTTCCGACGAATTACGTGGGCCACATCATCGGTCATGCCGCTCAGCTTGGCGCTCTCGACATACTCGCCTCTTTCTCTGACGGTTCTGGCCACGGCCTGGGACGCGCTGCCCAACAGACCCGTGTGGGGCGTATTTCTGCCGAGTTCGTCACCCAGTTCCTGGATGCCGACGCCCGCCCTGGCCGTCAGATTGTCAGCACGTCTGCCGACATCGCCGACCGCCTGACTTGCCATCGCGCCGACGGCGGAGGCCGCGTGACTGGCCACCTCGCCCGCACTGGCTGCTGCATCCCGGGCCTTGCCGGCCGCCTGTGTCCACTCTTTCTCCGTGACGCTTGGCGTCATGGCTGGATTTGACATCGCTGAACTCCTCGCAATGAATGTTTCGTGCCGGCGCTCCACGTGGCGCAATCTGCTTCAGTCCGCCCTTCGCCGTACTTCAGGGTGTGGAAGCCGGCGGTTTGTCGCCGGTCTCCTTGATTTCCTTTTCCGTGGTGATGGTCGTCGTTCCTCCAGGCGTCTTGATCTCGGTCTCCTGCTTGGTCGACGACTTGGTCGTCTCAGTACAACCGACCGCGCCAATCGAAACCAGACTCGCAATCAGAGCGGGGGCAATCACGCGTTTCATTTTCAAACCTTTTCGAGAACATTCTGCGGTCCGTCTCACCGGCTTCTACAAGAAACCGGTTCTAAACCGCGATCACTTCGCAACGGTTGACGTGTCTGCGACGGGCACTTGGCGTTTCCCGCAGCATCACATGAGCTCGCAGTTCTGCCGGAAGGTGGCCGCGTCTTTCGTTCCGAGACCCGCGTCAGTCGAATGGCGAACTCACGATTCGACGTTGCGACTTGCGGGGGAAGCGATGTTCCAACGGAGGATGCATGCGGTCTCCATCCATTCAGGAATTCGTCAAGGGCCCGTTCAACCTGGTCCTCCGCATAATCGGCCCGCTGTTGAAGAATGCCAGCGAGCCGATTTCGCCTCCCGGCGATGGTTGTCACATTGTCGCCCGGAAGCTGGCCCCGATCCTCCTGGGCATTGCCGCTGAAGTGTTTTCAGCCACCTCGGAACTGAACGCAGTCCGGGGTCTTGACTCCTTCAAATCTGATACGTGTATCTTTCGATACGACGGATCGTCGCGTCGCATCCCTGTCGATCAGATGCGGCCCAGAAGCAGAAGTATGATCAGAATCAGCACGATCAAGCCGATTCCGCCGCTCGGGGCAAAACCCCAGCTTCGGCTGTGAGGCCACGCAGGGAGGGCTCCCAGCAGCAGTAGAATTAAAACGACGAGTAGAATCGTGCCGAGCATTTCAGATCTCCCTTGGCGAGCATGGAGGAACAAGCGGCGATGGCGTCTGAATCACGACAAGAGAGCTTTGCGCGATGACCGGAGCCAGCATTGCGTTTTCTTCTTCACCAGAAAGCAGTTCCGCAGATCGGTGCGGACGTAATCATCAACGCCGTAAACCTCGGCGGACGTACCGCCCACAGTCGCCAGCTTCACGCTCCAACCGTGAGAACCAGCGCTGTTGGGCATGAATCGGCGGCGAAATCTCTCTATGTAGCCGCTCGCCGCAAATCTTCCCGGCTTCAGGTAGACGACTGGAAGTGATTGAGGCATAAGACTTCTCTGCAGTCGCCGCGAGCCGAGCCCCTCTGAATTCCTTCATCAGGAACACGATCGAGCGGCAGTTCTCCACGCGCATAAAAAAAGCCGACGTGGCGGAGCCCATTTGAGCACTCCGTCACGTCGGCTTACTGTTTAACGAGCCCGCTGGCGCCGCCAGCTTGCTCTTTACCTAGTCTTCCGGCAAATCCGATACGTCTTGGGTCGAGCAGCAATTCCGCAACGGAACGCCGCCTCGACAAAGCCCATCGTACCATGTGTCCGACGGCAAGCGGTAGCGACCGACACCAGTTTTTAGTCTCCGCCAAGCGAAACCAGGGCCGCCACTGCGATGCGGCACCAGCGGAAACTCCCCCTGCGTCCGACGGTTGTCGGCGAGGTGCGCACCGAGAGCTGCCATTGCCTTGCGACTGCCTTCAAACAGTTACCGGTGGCCGAATCCCGGTCTCGGTTCGGGGCGGCTCATTCGATCGTTCAGCCGAGCGACTTCTTCCGCGAGGCTTTCAAACTGCCCGCAAATATCGTCGATAGAGGCAGTAAGTATCTGGCAGGCTTCAGTCGGGCTGGTCT harbors:
- a CDS encoding catalase family protein, which produces MTIANQPLPYAADTETIPADEAADIQRVIEAIETILTRSAAKSGQLRADVHVKSHGYARGELRILPNLPSELAQGLFKHDGVFPVIARFSNSASRVQTDAIPDGRGMAFKVLGGDGDWEPTDEPGARSQDFVMINHPVFFARNVKDYLRLEQVLVQADDDALATLQGALTGGDWNPLHWHWREMLALARIAGQIPAHPASNTYYSMAPIRFGRFVAKYRAKPAGDRLDSYLDLITRLGSQADAMRLALEETLRTQEVLFELQVQLRTSERTMPIEDATVEWPECDSPYRTVAHLLLPRQEIAELRQAAAYTSLSFSVWHALVAHRPLGGINRVRRRAYSLSAAWRRRQPEKIIPVL
- a CDS encoding DUF302 domain-containing protein, translating into MYYIVETRKSVAQASADLESAVQRHGFGILHVHDLGGSLRSKGIAFGEECRIFEICNPGQAAGVLGVDMRLNMALPCRISVFTEKGKTKVGMIRPVQMLAALSQEAALRFFAEEVEEQAVQMIDEAV
- a CDS encoding cupin domain-containing protein; protein product: MHGFVKNIEDLAIANDDFRRVLYTAEHCQLVVMSLRPNEDIGAEVHQLDQFFRVEEGTGEAVLDGVRTAIRAGFAIVVPAGTNHNIVNTGAGAMKLYTLYAPPNHRDGVVHRTREDAVADSEQFDGKTTE
- a CDS encoding phage holin family protein, producing MSSDIEDPPEPTAASLVSGILGDLQHLVEQQFRLTRQEIEDELRQRAAAAAIFAVSIGICLVDAIVLCLSLAHRLHWATSPPATDPAWLPL
- a CDS encoding DUF3309 family protein; amino-acid sequence: MLGTILLVVLILLLLGALPAWPHSRSWGFAPSGGIGLIVLILIILLLLGRI